One Streptococcus sp. zg-86 DNA window includes the following coding sequences:
- the ruvB gene encoding Holliday junction branch migration DNA helicase RuvB, whose protein sequence is MNRILDTEQLGDEEYVERTLRPQKLNEYIGQDKVKDQLKIFIEAAKLRDEALDHVLLFGPPGLGKTTMAFVIANELGVNIKQTSGPVIEKAGDLVALLNDLEPGDVLFIDEIHRLPMAVEEILYSAMEDFYIDIMIGTGEASRAVHLDLPPFTLIGATTRAGMLSNPLRARFGITGHMEYYALLDLTEIVERTADIFEMDITHEAAIELARRSRGTPRIANRLLKRVRDFAQIMGDGVIDDTITDKALTMLDVDHEGLDYVDQKILRTMIEMYGGGPVGLNTLSVNIAEERETVEDMYEPYLIQQGFLMRTRTGRVATAKAYEHLGYEYIER, encoded by the coding sequence ATGAATAGAATACTAGATACAGAACAATTGGGAGATGAGGAGTACGTAGAGCGTACCCTGCGCCCACAAAAATTAAATGAATATATTGGTCAGGATAAGGTCAAAGACCAATTGAAAATTTTCATCGAGGCTGCTAAACTGCGAGATGAAGCCTTGGACCACGTCTTGTTGTTTGGTCCTCCAGGTTTGGGAAAAACGACAATGGCTTTTGTTATTGCTAATGAACTCGGTGTGAATATCAAGCAGACAAGCGGTCCTGTGATTGAAAAAGCTGGAGATTTGGTGGCTCTTCTCAATGACTTGGAGCCAGGGGATGTCTTATTTATTGATGAAATTCACCGCCTTCCTATGGCGGTAGAGGAGATCCTCTACAGTGCCATGGAAGACTTTTACATTGACATCATGATTGGGACAGGAGAAGCTAGTAGAGCAGTGCATTTGGATTTGCCACCTTTTACGCTGATTGGCGCAACGACACGTGCCGGTATGCTGTCCAACCCCCTGCGTGCCCGCTTTGGAATTACAGGCCATATGGAATATTACGCCCTACTTGATTTGACAGAAATTGTCGAGCGGACTGCGGATATTTTTGAGATGGACATTACTCATGAAGCGGCGATTGAATTAGCACGTCGTTCTCGTGGGACACCTCGTATTGCCAACCGTTTGCTAAAACGAGTTCGAGATTTTGCTCAAATTATGGGAGATGGTGTCATTGACGATACCATTACCGATAAGGCTCTGACTATGCTGGATGTTGACCATGAGGGACTTGACTATGTTGACCAGAAGATTTTACGCACCATGATTGAGATGTATGGTGGTGGTCCTGTCGGATTAAATACGCTCTCGGTGAATATTGCAGAAGAGCGGGAAACGGTCGAGGACATGTACGAACCTTACCTGATTCAGCAAGGTTTTCTGATGCGAACTCGAACTGGTCGTGTTGCGACAGCTAAAGCCTATGAGCACTTGGGGTATGAGTATATAGAGAGGTAG
- a CDS encoding HAD-IA family hydrolase, translating into MKKAFIWDLDGTLLDSYDAILLGLEEMYSHFGLTFYREEVKAFILRYSVKELLLQLSQKEQIPLEELNAVRANSLREKNAHIQLMEGAREILEWGQQAGIAQFVYTHKGDNAFAVLDDLGISEYFVEVLTGDSGFARKPHPEAIVYLMEKYDLSQKATYYIGDRLLDAETAQAAGIKSLNLTVASSTNNTYIESLLAIKEVVG; encoded by the coding sequence ATGAAAAAAGCCTTTATTTGGGATTTAGACGGAACGCTACTTGATTCATACGATGCGATTTTGTTGGGGTTAGAAGAAATGTATAGCCATTTCGGTTTGACTTTTTATCGCGAAGAAGTAAAAGCGTTCATTTTACGCTATTCAGTCAAAGAATTGCTCCTTCAACTCTCACAAAAAGAGCAAATTCCATTAGAAGAGCTGAACGCTGTCAGGGCTAATTCCTTACGTGAAAAAAATGCCCACATTCAGCTAATGGAGGGAGCAAGAGAGATTCTCGAATGGGGACAGCAAGCAGGAATTGCCCAGTTTGTTTACACCCATAAAGGAGACAATGCCTTTGCTGTTTTGGATGATTTGGGCATTTCCGAATATTTTGTAGAGGTGCTGACGGGGGACTCTGGGTTTGCAAGAAAGCCTCATCCAGAAGCGATTGTCTACCTCATGGAGAAATATGACTTGTCGCAGAAAGCGACGTACTATATAGGAGATCGCCTGCTGGACGCTGAGACAGCTCAGGCAGCGGGTATAAAAAGTCTCAATCTAACAGTTGCATCTTCTACGAACAACACCTATATCGAGAGCCTCCTTGCGATAAAAGAAGTTGTAGGTTAA
- the rpsJ gene encoding 30S ribosomal protein S10, with protein MANKKIRIRLKAYEHRTLDTAAAKIVETATRTGASVAGPVPLPTERSLYTIIRATHKYKDSREQFEMRTHKRLIDIVNPTQKTVDALMKLDLPSGVNVEIKL; from the coding sequence ATGGCAAACAAAAAAATCCGCATCCGCTTGAAAGCGTACGAACACCGTACACTTGATACAGCAGCTGCAAAAATCGTAGAAACTGCAACACGTACAGGTGCAAGCGTAGCTGGTCCAGTTCCACTTCCAACTGAACGTAGCCTCTACACAATCATTCGTGCGACTCATAAGTACAAAGATTCTCGTGAGCAATTCGAAATGCGTACTCACAAACGTCTTATCGACATCGTGAACCCAACGCAAAAAACAGTTGACGCTCTTATGAAACTTGATTTACCAAGTGGCGTGAACGTAGAAATCAAGTTATAA
- the rplC gene encoding 50S ribosomal protein L3: MTKGILGKKVGMTQIFTEAGEFIPVTVIEATPNVVLQVKTVETDGYNAIQVGFDDKREVLSNKPAKGHVAKANTAPKRFIREFKNIEGLEVGAEITVDTFAAGDVVDVTGTSKGKGFQGVIKRHGQSRGPMAHGSRYHRRPGSMGPVAPNRVFKNKHLAGRMGGNRVTIQNLEIVQVVPEKNVILIKGNVPGAKKSLITIKSAVKAGK, encoded by the coding sequence ATGACAAAAGGAATCTTAGGGAAAAAAGTGGGAATGACTCAAATCTTCACTGAAGCTGGTGAATTTATCCCTGTAACTGTCATCGAAGCAACTCCAAACGTTGTTCTTCAAGTGAAAACTGTTGAAACTGACGGATACAATGCAATCCAAGTTGGTTTTGATGACAAACGCGAAGTATTGAGTAACAAACCTGCCAAAGGCCATGTAGCAAAAGCTAACACAGCTCCTAAGCGCTTCATTCGTGAATTCAAAAACATTGAAGGCTTGGAAGTTGGTGCAGAAATCACAGTTGATACTTTCGCAGCCGGAGATGTTGTTGATGTAACTGGTACATCTAAAGGTAAAGGTTTCCAAGGTGTTATCAAACGCCATGGTCAATCACGTGGTCCTATGGCTCACGGTTCACGTTACCACCGCCGTCCAGGTTCAATGGGACCTGTTGCGCCAAACCGTGTGTTCAAAAACAAACACTTGGCAGGACGTATGGGTGGCAATCGTGTGACAATTCAAAACCTTGAAATTGTACAAGTTGTTCCAGAAAAGAACGTTATCCTTATCAAAGGGAACGTACCAGGTGCTAAGAAATCTCTTATCACCATCAAATCAGCAGTAAAAGCTGGTAAATAA
- the rplD gene encoding 50S ribosomal protein L4, translating to MANVTLFDQTGKQAGEVVLNDAIFGIEPNQAVVFDVIISQRASLRQGTHAVKNRSAVSGGGRKPWRQKGTGRARQGSIRSPQWRGGGVVFGPTPRSYAYKLPQKVRRLALKSVYSEKVAENKFVAVDSLSFTAPKTAEFAKVLAALSIDSKVLVILEEGNEFAALSARNLPNVKVATATTASVLDIANADKLLVTQAAISKIEEVLA from the coding sequence ATGGCAAACGTAACATTATTTGACCAAACTGGTAAACAAGCTGGTGAAGTAGTTCTTAACGATGCAATCTTTGGTATCGAACCAAACCAAGCAGTTGTGTTTGATGTGATCATCAGCCAACGCGCAAGCCTTCGTCAAGGAACTCACGCAGTTAAAAATCGCTCAGCAGTTTCAGGTGGCGGACGCAAACCATGGCGTCAAAAAGGAACTGGACGTGCTCGTCAAGGTTCTATCCGCTCACCACAATGGCGTGGCGGTGGCGTAGTCTTTGGACCAACTCCACGTTCTTATGCCTACAAACTTCCACAAAAGGTTCGTCGCTTGGCGCTTAAATCTGTTTACTCAGAAAAAGTTGCTGAAAACAAATTTGTAGCTGTTGACAGCCTTTCATTTACAGCTCCAAAAACTGCTGAATTCGCAAAAGTTCTTGCAGCATTAAGCATTGATTCAAAAGTCCTTGTTATTCTTGAAGAAGGAAATGAATTCGCAGCTCTTTCAGCTCGCAACCTTCCAAACGTGAAAGTTGCAACTGCTACAACTGCAAGTGTTCTTGACATTGCAAATGCAGACAAACTTCTTGTAACTCAAGCAGCTATCTCTAAAATTGAGGAGGTTCTTGCATAA
- a CDS encoding 50S ribosomal protein L23: MNLYDVIKKPVITESSMAQLEAGKYVFEVDTRAHKLLIKQAVEAAFDGVKVANVNTINVKPKTKRVGRYVGRTSKVKKAIITLTADSKAIELFATADAE; encoded by the coding sequence ATGAATTTGTATGATGTTATCAAAAAACCTGTCATCACAGAAAGCTCAATGGCTCAGCTTGAAGCAGGAAAATATGTATTTGAAGTGGACACTCGCGCTCACAAATTGTTGATCAAACAAGCTGTTGAAGCAGCGTTTGACGGTGTAAAAGTTGCGAATGTGAACACAATCAATGTAAAACCTAAAACAAAACGCGTTGGACGTTATGTAGGTCGTACAAGCAAAGTGAAAAAAGCAATCATCACATTGACTGCTGATTCAAAAGCAATCGAATTGTTTGCTACAGCTGATGCTGAATAA
- the rplB gene encoding 50S ribosomal protein L2 codes for MGIKVYKPTTNGRRNMTSLDFAEITTSTPEKSLLVSLKSKAGRNNNGRITVRHQGGGHKRHYRLIDFKRNKDGIEAVVKTIEYDPNRTANIALVHYTDGVKAYIIAPKGLEVGQRIVSGPEADIKVGNALPLANIPVGTVVHNIELKPGRGGELVRAAGASAQVLGQEGKYVLVRLQSGEVRMILGTCRATIGVVGNEQHGLVNLGKAGRSRWKGIRPTVRGSVMNPNDHPHGGGEGKAPVGRKAPSTPWGKPALGLKTRNKKAKSSKLIVRRRNEK; via the coding sequence GTGGGAATTAAAGTTTATAAACCAACTACAAATGGCCGTCGTAACATGACTTCTTTGGATTTCGCAGAAATCACAACAAGCACTCCTGAGAAATCATTGCTTGTTTCTCTTAAGAGCAAAGCTGGTCGTAACAATAACGGTCGCATCACAGTTCGCCATCAAGGTGGCGGTCACAAACGTCACTACCGTTTGATTGACTTCAAACGTAACAAAGACGGTATCGAAGCAGTTGTTAAAACAATTGAATACGATCCAAACCGTACTGCCAACATCGCTCTTGTACATTACACAGACGGTGTTAAAGCCTATATCATCGCTCCTAAAGGTCTTGAAGTTGGTCAACGTATCGTATCAGGTCCAGAAGCAGATATCAAAGTTGGTAACGCTCTTCCGCTTGCGAACATTCCAGTCGGTACTGTTGTTCACAATATCGAGTTGAAACCAGGTCGTGGTGGAGAATTAGTTCGTGCTGCAGGTGCTTCTGCGCAAGTGCTTGGTCAAGAAGGTAAATACGTTCTTGTTCGTCTTCAATCAGGTGAAGTTCGTATGATTCTTGGAACTTGCCGTGCAACAATCGGTGTTGTCGGAAATGAGCAACATGGACTTGTTAACCTTGGTAAAGCAGGACGTAGCCGTTGGAAAGGTATCCGCCCAACAGTTCGCGGTTCTGTAATGAACCCTAACGATCACCCACACGGTGGTGGTGAAGGTAAAGCACCAGTTGGTCGTAAAGCACCATCTACTCCATGGGGCAAACCTGCTCTTGGACTTAAAACTCGTAACAAGAAAGCTAAATCAAGTAAACTTATCGTTCGTCGTCGTAACGAAAAATAA
- the rpsS gene encoding 30S ribosomal protein S19 gives MGRSLKKGPFVDEHLMKKVEAQANDEKKKVIKTWSRRSTIFPSFIGYTIAVYDGRKHVPVYIQEDMVGHKLGEFAPTRTYKGHAADDKKTRRK, from the coding sequence ATGGGACGTAGTCTTAAAAAAGGACCTTTCGTCGATGAGCATTTGATGAAAAAAGTTGAAGCTCAAGCAAACGATGAAAAGAAAAAAGTAATTAAAACTTGGTCACGTCGTTCAACGATTTTCCCAAGTTTCATTGGCTATACAATCGCAGTTTATGATGGGCGTAAACATGTACCTGTTTACATCCAAGAAGACATGGTAGGTCATAAACTTGGTGAATTTGCACCAACTCGTACTTACAAAGGTCACGCTGCTGACGACAAGAAAACACGTAGAAAATAA
- the rplV gene encoding 50S ribosomal protein L22, with protein MAEITSAKATARTVRVSPRKSRLVLDNIRGKSVADAIAILKFTPNKAAGIIEKVLNSAIANAENNFGLEKANLVVSEAFANEGPTLKRFRPRAKGSASPINKRTAHITVVVAEK; from the coding sequence ATGGCAGAAATTACTTCAGCTAAAGCAACTGCTCGCACAGTACGTGTTTCACCTCGTAAATCACGTCTTGTCTTGGATAATATCCGTGGCAAAAGCGTAGCCGATGCAATCGCAATCTTGAAATTCACTCCAAACAAAGCTGCAGGCATTATTGAGAAAGTTTTGAACTCTGCAATCGCTAATGCTGAAAATAACTTTGGTTTGGAAAAAGCAAACTTGGTAGTAAGCGAAGCTTTCGCAAACGAAGGACCAACACTTAAACGTTTCCGTCCACGTGCAAAAGGTTCTGCTTCACCAATCAACAAACGTACAGCTCACATTACTGTAGTTGTGGCAGAAAAATAA
- the rpsC gene encoding 30S ribosomal protein S3, which produces MGQKVHPIGMRVGIIRDWDAKWYAEKEYADYLHEDLAIRNFINKELAEAAVSTIEIERAVNKVIVSIHTAKPGMVIGKAGSNVDALRTQLNKLTGKQVHINIIEIKQPDLDAHLVGETIARQLEQRVAFRRAQKQAIQRTMRAGAKGIKTQVSGRLNGADIARAEGYSEGTVPLHTLRADIDYAWEEALTTYGKLGVKVWIYRGEVLPARKNTKGGK; this is translated from the coding sequence GTGGGACAAAAAGTACATCCAATTGGTATGCGTGTCGGCATCATCCGTGATTGGGATGCTAAATGGTATGCTGAAAAAGAATACGCGGATTACCTTCATGAAGATCTTGCAATCCGCAACTTTATCAACAAAGAATTGGCTGAAGCGGCAGTTTCAACAATTGAAATTGAACGTGCAGTAAACAAAGTGATCGTAAGCATTCATACAGCTAAACCAGGTATGGTTATCGGTAAAGCTGGTAGCAACGTTGACGCACTTCGTACACAATTAAACAAATTGACAGGTAAACAAGTTCACATCAACATCATTGAAATCAAACAACCTGATTTGGATGCACACCTTGTTGGTGAAACAATTGCTCGTCAATTAGAGCAACGTGTGGCATTCCGTCGCGCTCAAAAGCAAGCTATCCAACGTACAATGCGTGCAGGAGCAAAAGGAATCAAAACTCAAGTATCTGGACGTTTGAACGGTGCTGATATCGCCCGTGCAGAAGGATATTCTGAAGGAACTGTTCCGCTTCATACACTTCGTGCGGACATCGACTATGCTTGGGAAGAAGCACTTACAACTTACGGTAAACTTGGTGTTAAAGTATGGATTTACCGTGGAGAAGTTCTTCCAGCTCGCAAAAACACTAAAGGAGGTAAATAA
- the rplP gene encoding 50S ribosomal protein L16 gives MLVPKRVKHRREFRGKMRGEAKGGKQVDFGEYGLQATTSHWITNRQIEAARIAMTRYMKRGGKVWIKIFPHKSYTAKAIGVRMGSGKGAPEGWVAPVKRGKVMFEVAGVSEEIAREAFRLASHKLPVKCKFVKREAE, from the coding sequence ATGTTAGTACCTAAACGTGTTAAACACCGTCGTGAATTCCGTGGAAAAATGCGCGGTGAAGCTAAAGGTGGAAAACAAGTAGACTTCGGTGAATATGGTCTTCAAGCTACAACTAGCCACTGGATCACAAACCGTCAAATCGAAGCAGCCCGTATCGCGATGACTCGTTATATGAAACGTGGTGGTAAGGTTTGGATTAAAATCTTCCCGCACAAATCATACACAGCGAAAGCTATCGGGGTACGTATGGGATCTGGTAAAGGGGCACCTGAAGGTTGGGTAGCACCAGTTAAACGTGGTAAAGTGATGTTTGAAGTTGCGGGCGTTTCAGAAGAAATCGCACGTGAAGCATTCCGCTTGGCTAGCCACAAACTGCCAGTTAAATGCAAATTCGTAAAACGTGAAGCAGAATAA
- the rpmC gene encoding 50S ribosomal protein L29 has protein sequence MKLNEVREFVKELRGLSQEELAKRENELKKELFDLRFQAAAGQLEQTARLNEVKKQIARIKTVQSEVK, from the coding sequence ATGAAACTTAATGAAGTAAGAGAATTTGTTAAAGAACTTCGTGGACTTTCTCAAGAAGAACTTGCAAAACGCGAAAACGAGTTGAAGAAAGAACTCTTCGACCTTCGTTTCCAAGCTGCTGCTGGTCAACTTGAGCAAACTGCTCGTTTGAACGAAGTTAAAAAACAAATTGCACGTATCAAAACTGTGCAATCAGAAGTTAAATAA
- the rpsQ gene encoding 30S ribosomal protein S17, with protein MERNNRKVLVGRVVSDKMDKTITVVVETKRNHPVYGKRINYSKKYKAHDENNVAKEGDIVRIMETRPLSATKRFRLVEVVEEAVII; from the coding sequence ATGGAACGCAATAATCGTAAAGTTCTTGTTGGACGTGTTGTATCTGACAAAATGGACAAAACCATCACAGTTGTAGTTGAAACAAAACGTAACCACCCAGTCTATGGTAAACGTATTAACTACTCTAAAAAGTACAAAGCTCATGATGAAAACAATGTTGCTAAAGAAGGCGATATCGTACGTATCATGGAAACTCGCCCACTTTCAGCTACAAAACGTTTCCGTCTTGTAGAAGTTGTGGAAGAGGCAGTTATCATTTAA
- the rplN gene encoding 50S ribosomal protein L14, whose protein sequence is MIQTETRLKVADNSGAREILTIKVLGGSKRKSANIGDIIVASVKQATPGGAVKKGDVVKAVIVRTKTGARRADGSYIKFDENAAVIIREDKTPRGTRIFGPVARELRDGGFMKIVSLAPEVL, encoded by the coding sequence ATGATTCAAACAGAAACTCGTTTGAAAGTTGCTGATAACAGTGGCGCACGTGAAATCTTGACAATCAAAGTTCTTGGTGGTTCAAAACGTAAATCTGCAAATATCGGCGACATCATCGTTGCTTCAGTAAAACAAGCTACTCCTGGTGGTGCGGTTAAAAAAGGTGACGTTGTAAAAGCCGTTATCGTTCGTACTAAGACAGGTGCTCGTCGTGCTGATGGTTCATACATCAAATTCGACGAAAATGCTGCAGTTATCATCCGTGAAGATAAAACACCTCGCGGAACTCGTATCTTTGGTCCAGTTGCACGTGAATTGCGCGACGGCGGTTTCATGAAAATCGTTTCATTGGCACCAGAAGTACTTTAA
- the rplX gene encoding 50S ribosomal protein L24, with the protein MFVKKGDKVRVIAGKDKGVEAVVLTALPKVNKVVVEGVNIVKKHQKPNSENPQGAIVEKEAAIHVSNVQVLDKNGVAGRVGYKFVDGKKVRYNKKSGEVLD; encoded by the coding sequence ATGTTTGTAAAAAAAGGCGATAAAGTTCGCGTAATCGCTGGTAAAGACAAAGGTGTTGAAGCCGTAGTCTTAACAGCACTTCCAAAAGTAAATAAAGTTGTTGTAGAAGGTGTTAACATCGTCAAAAAACACCAAAAACCAAATAGCGAAAACCCTCAAGGTGCTATCGTTGAAAAAGAAGCTGCAATCCATGTGTCAAACGTACAAGTTCTTGACAAGAATGGTGTAGCAGGTCGTGTTGGTTACAAGTTTGTTGACGGTAAAAAAGTTCGTTACAACAAAAAATCAGGCGAAGTGCTTGATTAA
- the rplE gene encoding 50S ribosomal protein L5: MANRLKEKYLNEVVPALTEQFNYSSVMAVPKVDKIVLNMGVGDAVSNAKNLEKAAQELALISGQKPLITKAKKSIAGFRLREGVAIGAKVTLRGERMYEFLDKLVSVSLPRVRDFHGVPTKSFDGRGNYTLGVKEQLIFPEINFDDVDKTRGLDIVIVTTANTDEESRALLTGLGMPFAK; the protein is encoded by the coding sequence ATGGCAAATCGCTTAAAAGAAAAATATCTTAATGAAGTAGTTCCTGCTTTGACTGAACAATTTAACTATTCATCAGTTATGGCTGTACCAAAAGTTGATAAGATTGTTTTGAACATGGGTGTTGGTGACGCTGTTTCTAACGCTAAAAACCTTGAAAAAGCTGCTCAAGAGTTGGCATTGATTTCAGGTCAAAAACCACTTATCACGAAAGCTAAAAAATCAATCGCCGGCTTCCGTCTTCGTGAAGGGGTTGCAATCGGAGCGAAAGTAACACTTCGTGGCGAACGTATGTATGAATTCTTAGATAAATTGGTATCTGTATCACTTCCACGTGTACGTGACTTCCACGGTGTTCCAACAAAATCATTTGATGGACGCGGAAACTACACACTTGGTGTGAAAGAGCAATTGATCTTCCCAGAAATCAACTTTGATGACGTTGACAAAACTCGTGGTTTGGATATCGTTATCGTTACAACTGCTAACACTGACGAAGAATCACGTGCATTGCTTACTGGCCTTGGTATGCCGTTTGCGAAATAA
- a CDS encoding type Z 30S ribosomal protein S14, translating to MAKKSMIAKNKRPAKFSTQAYTRCEKCGRPHSVYRKFKLCRVCFRELAYKGQIPGVTKASW from the coding sequence ATGGCTAAAAAATCAATGATCGCTAAGAACAAACGCCCAGCTAAGTTCTCTACACAAGCATATACTCGTTGTGAAAAATGTGGACGTCCACATTCCGTTTACCGCAAATTTAAACTTTGCCGTGTATGCTTCCGTGAATTAGCATACAAAGGACAAATCCCTGGCGTTACCAAAGCTTCTTGGTAA
- the rpsH gene encoding 30S ribosomal protein S8 codes for MVMTDPIADFLTRIRNANQAKHEVLEVPASNIKKGIATILKNEGFVKNVEFIEDDKQGIVRVFLKYGPNGEKVITNLKRISKPGLRVYSKREDIPKVLNGLGIAIISTSEGLLTDKEARQKNVGGEVIAYVW; via the coding sequence ATGGTTATGACTGATCCAATTGCAGACTTTTTGACACGTATTCGTAATGCGAACCAAGCAAAACATGAAGTGCTTGAAGTACCTGCATCAAACATCAAAAAAGGAATTGCTACAATTCTTAAAAACGAAGGTTTTGTAAAAAACGTTGAATTTATCGAAGATGATAAACAAGGCATCGTACGCGTATTCTTGAAATACGGACCAAACGGTGAAAAAGTTATCACAAATTTGAAACGTATCTCAAAACCAGGTCTTCGTGTTTACTCAAAACGTGAAGATATTCCAAAAGTTCTTAACGGACTTGGAATTGCAATCATCTCTACATCAGAAGGTCTTTTGACAGACAAAGAAGCTCGTCAAAAGAATGTTGGTGGCGAGGTAATCGCATACGTTTGGTAA
- the rplF gene encoding 50S ribosomal protein L6, translating into MSRIGNKVITLPAGVEILQNNGVVTVKGPKGELTREFPTAIEIRVEGTEVTLHRPNDSKEMKTIHGTSRANLNNMVVGVSEGFKKELEMRGVGYRAQLAGNKLTLAVGKSHPDEVIAPEGITFEVPAPTQIIVSGINKEVVGQTAAYIRSLRAPEPYKGKGIRYVGEFVRRKEGKTGK; encoded by the coding sequence ATGTCACGTATTGGTAATAAAGTTATTACATTGCCTGCTGGTGTTGAAATTTTACAAAACAACGGCGTGGTAACTGTAAAAGGACCTAAAGGGGAATTGACTCGTGAATTCCCAACTGCTATTGAAATTCGTGTGGAAGGAACTGAAGTAACCCTTCACCGTCCAAACGATTCAAAAGAAATGAAGACTATTCACGGTACAAGCCGTGCCAACCTCAACAACATGGTTGTTGGTGTTTCTGAAGGCTTCAAAAAAGAACTTGAAATGCGTGGTGTCGGTTACCGTGCGCAACTTGCAGGTAACAAGTTGACACTTGCTGTTGGTAAATCACATCCAGATGAAGTGATTGCGCCAGAAGGTATCACATTTGAAGTTCCAGCACCAACACAAATCATCGTGTCTGGTATCAATAAAGAAGTTGTTGGTCAAACAGCAGCTTACATCCGTAGCCTTCGCGCTCCTGAACCTTACAAAGGTAAAGGTATCCGCTATGTTGGTGAATTTGTTCGCCGCAAAGAAGGTAAAACAGGTAAATAA
- the rplR gene encoding 50S ribosomal protein L18, producing the protein MISKPDKNKIRQKRHRRVRGKISGTAARPRLNIFRSNTGIYAQVIDDVAGVTLASASTLDKEVSKGTKTEQAVVVGKLVAERAVAKGISEVVFDRGGYLYHGRVKALAEAARENGLKF; encoded by the coding sequence GTGATTTCAAAACCAGATAAAAACAAAATCCGCCAAAAACGCCATCGTCGTGTTCGCGGTAAAATCTCTGGAACTGCTGCTCGCCCACGTTTGAACATTTTCCGTTCTAATACAGGCATCTACGCTCAAGTGATTGATGACGTAGCGGGTGTAACGCTCGCAAGCGCTTCTACTCTTGATAAAGAAGTTTCAAAAGGTACTAAGACAGAACAAGCCGTTGTTGTAGGTAAACTCGTTGCTGAACGCGCAGTAGCGAAAGGTATTTCTGAAGTGGTCTTTGACCGCGGTGGATATCTCTATCACGGACGTGTGAAAGCATTGGCTGAAGCAGCTCGTGAAAACGGATTGAAATTCTAA
- the rpsE gene encoding 30S ribosomal protein S5: MAFKDNAVEFEERVVAINRVTKVVKGGRRLRFAALVVVGDRNGRVGFGTGKAQEVPEAIRKAVEAAKKNLIEVPMVGTTIPHEVRSEFGGARIMLKPAAEGAGVAAGGATRAVIELTGIADVTSKSLGSNTPINIVRATVEGLKQLKRAEEVAALRGISVSDLA; this comes from the coding sequence ATGGCATTTAAAGATAACGCAGTTGAATTTGAAGAACGCGTAGTAGCCATCAACCGTGTTACAAAAGTTGTAAAAGGTGGACGTCGTCTTCGCTTCGCAGCTCTTGTGGTTGTTGGTGACCGTAATGGTCGTGTAGGTTTCGGTACTGGTAAAGCTCAAGAAGTACCAGAAGCTATCCGTAAAGCAGTTGAAGCTGCTAAGAAAAACTTGATTGAAGTACCAATGGTTGGTACGACTATCCCTCACGAAGTTCGTTCAGAATTTGGTGGAGCTCGCATCATGTTGAAACCAGCGGCAGAAGGAGCTGGGGTTGCTGCGGGTGGTGCTACTCGTGCGGTTATCGAGTTGACAGGTATCGCTGATGTGACGTCTAAGTCACTTGGATCAAACACTCCAATCAACATTGTTCGTGCAACAGTTGAAGGTTTGAAACAATTAAAACGTGCTGAAGAAGTGGCTGCACTTCGTGGCATTTCAGTTTCTGATTTAGCATAA
- the rpmD gene encoding 50S ribosomal protein L30: MAQIKITLTKSPIGRKPEQRKTVVALGLGKLNSSVIKEDNAAIRGMVTAISHLVTVEEVN; encoded by the coding sequence ATGGCTCAAATTAAAATTACTTTGACTAAGTCTCCAATCGGTCGCAAACCAGAACAACGTAAAACAGTTGTTGCCCTTGGACTTGGCAAATTAAATAGCTCAGTTATTAAAGAAGACAATGCTGCTATTCGTGGAATGGTTACAGCAATCTCTCACTTGGTAACTGTTGAAGAAGTAAACTAA